The Corynebacterium marinum DSM 44953 genome contains the following window.
ACCTTTGCCGTCCACGACGGTCGTAAGCATGTGCCGGTTTTCATCGAGGACTCCATGGTCGGCCACAAGCTCGGTGAGTTTGCACCGACCAAGACCTTCAAGGGTCACGTCAAGGACGACAAGAAGGGACGTCGATAGCGATGAGTGAGACCATCACCTCCGCACGCGCGACGGCCAAGTACGTCCGCACCTCCTCGCTGAAGGCGAGCCGTCTTCTGGACCTGGTCCGCGGCAAGTCTGTCTCCGAGGCACTCGCGATCCTGAAGTACGCTCCGCAGGATGCATCCAAGGCAATCGCCAAGGTCATCGCTTCCGCAGCCGCCAACGCCGAGAACAACTTCGGCCTGGACCCGCGCACCCTGGTCATCTCCGAGGCGTACGCCAACGAGGGTCCGACCATGAAGCGTTTCCAGCCGCGTGCTCAGGGACGTGCTTTCCAGATCCGTAAGCGTTCGACCCACATCACTGTCGTGGTCGAGAGCCAGAAGGAAGGGGCCAAGT
Protein-coding sequences here:
- the rpsS gene encoding 30S ribosomal protein S19 — encoded protein: MPRSLKKGPFVDEHLLNKVDAQNEANTKKVIKTWSRRSTILPDFIGHTFAVHDGRKHVPVFIEDSMVGHKLGEFAPTKTFKGHVKDDKKGRR
- the rplV gene encoding 50S ribosomal protein L22, which codes for MSETITSARATAKYVRTSSLKASRLLDLVRGKSVSEALAILKYAPQDASKAIAKVIASAAANAENNFGLDPRTLVISEAYANEGPTMKRFQPRAQGRAFQIRKRSTHITVVVESQKEGAK